The Paludibacter jiangxiensis DNA segment GGGATTTGCCGCCTCCGGTTGGCATCAAAACGAAGGTGTCTTTTTTATCCAGCACATTCTGGATAATAGCCTCCTGATTGCCTTTGAAGACATCAAAGCCGAAGTAGGTCTTTAATTGCTCTGTCAGTTCTGAATGCTTATTCGCCATATAAAAGTTAGATCAAGGTTAGTTTGTCAATATTTAGTAGGTCAATATAAAGTAAGTCTATAATAAACGTTTCTTTCAAACGACTAAATTTATGTTCTCAGTTGATTTTTTCACAACAGGCTGAATCTAACCTGATTTTCATTAATACTCTTTGGGGATAACAATCGACGGATTCTCTATTGATTAGCCCATAATTCGGATTGCTCTTTCCCGTTAATCGCGTTCTTCATAAGAACAACGCAAGAGCAGATAGTACTATCCAAACAATAAAACACCTCCTTTATAAGGAGGCATGTTTCATAGAACAAATTTATAAACAAGTTTCCCAAACCCCCTAATATTTTGATAAAAAAAAACCCATAAAAGCACAAAAGTTTTTTCCCTATATTGTTTAACCGTATATATCACTGTATTTATGCTACTTACACAACAAAACACCAACTACAAGCATAAAAAAATGGTGTGAAACCGCAATCATCAATATACGATTCCACACCATTCATCAAGAAAAACTGTTTACGACGACAGTTTACGTCTTATCAGGCTGATATTTTTCCCGATTTGTCCATTTTTTCTTTAGCAAAAGCAGCTGTTATTACCAGTTCTTTTTGATTTCCTGATGGAACTTCATACATCGCATCCATCATTATGGTTTCTGCAATGGATCTTAAACCGCGGGCGCCCAACTTAAATTCGATAGCCTTATCGACAATAAAGTCTAACGCGGCATCTTCAAAAGTCAGCTTAACGTCGTCCATTCCAAAAAGCTTTACATACTGCTTTATAATAGAATTTTTAGGTTCTGTAAGAATTCTCCTCAATGAGGTTCTTTCAAGCGGATTAAGATAGGTAAGAACCGGTAAACGTCCGATAATTTCAGGAATAAGGCCAAAAGCCTTCAAATCCTGCGGAGAAATATACTGAAGGAAATTGCTCCGATCTACTTCATGTGATGCTTTTGTAGCACTATAGCCTACCACGTGCGTATTTAGACGTTGCGCAATTTTTTTCTCAATCCCGTCAAATGCGCCACCGCAAATAAAGAGAATGTTTTGCGTGTTTACGGCAATCATCCGTTGTTCCGGATGCTTACGTCCACCTTGTGGCGGAACATTCACAACCGAGCCTTCCAACAACTTGAGCAAGCCCTGCTGCACGCCTTCGCCGCTTACATCCCTCGTAATGGAAGGATTATCGCTTTTGCGGGCTATCTTATCTATTTCATCAATAAAGACAATACCTCTTTCAGCAGCCTTCACATCATAATCAGCTACCTGCAAAAGACGGGTCAGAATGCTTTCTATATCTTCGCCAACGTACCCGGCTTCGGTAAATACCGTTGCATCTACAATGGTAAAAGGAACATGCAATTGACGGGCAATGGTACGGGCCAAAAGCGTTTTTCCAGTACCTGTGGGTCCAACCATAATGATGTTCGATTTTTCAATTTCCACATCATCGCCATGATCACGTTGAGTTAGTCGTTTATAGTGATTGTAAACAGCTACCGATAAAAACTTCTTGGCTTCATCCTGCCCAATAACGTATTGATCGAGGAACTGCTTAATCTCCATAGGTTTGGGAGGTGCTCCATTTTTAAATTTGATATCCTCCGCTCCTGATTTTTTCGAAAATTCCTGAACGATATCGTAGGCCATTTCAACGCACTGTGAACAAATCGCGCCGTCGACACCCGTAATTAAAGCGCCCACTTCCGACTCCGATCTGCCGCACATTGAGCAGCATCGACCTGTTGTATTCTTTTTTGCCATAAATTACTAATCCTTATTTCTTTTCACGGAACAGTACTTCATCCACCATTCCGTATTCTTTAGCTTCAGCAGCGGTCATCCAGTAGTCGCGATCCGAATCTTTTTCGATTCTTTCATACTCATTTCCGGAATGATCTGCAATGATCGTATATAATTCTTTTTTCAGCTTCTGAATCTCGCGAGCTGTAATCTCTATATCTGAAGCCTGCCCCTGAGCACCGCCCATTGGTTGGTGAATCATGATACGCGAGTGTTTCAACGCAGAACGTTTACCCTGGCTACCGGCAACCAACAACACAGCGGCCATCGAAGCTGCCATTCCGGTGCAAATAGTTGCCACCTTACTGCTGATAAACTGCATAGTGTCGTATATACCCAAACCGGCATACACAGATCCGCCCGGACTATTCAAATAAATTGCGATATCTTTTCCCGGATCAGCAGAATCGAGATAAAGCAACTGAGCCTGAATCACATTTGCCACATAATCATCAATGGGCATTCCCAAAAAGATAATACGATCCATCATCAAACGCGAAAAAACATCCATCTGAGTTACATTCAACTGGCGTTCTTCCAAAATTGACGGAGATATATAATTGTCGGTTATCCGGGAATACTGGTCTAATGCCAGTCCATTCATTCCCAAATGTTTGGTTGCATAATTTCTAAAATCGTTCATAAGTATTCTGTTTGTGAAACTTTTATCTGTTTTATTCTAACATTCGTTTCTGTTTTTATATAGAAGAATAACAAAGGTAGCATAAATTCAATGTAAACACAAGCGTCTGAATCTGTAACAAATTACAAATCAGATCAGACACCCTACCCCTTTATTCAAACATTCTCCTGAAATTCTGGAAGAATGATTTTGAAGCAGATCCGTTTGGCTTTACATTGGGAGATTCATTCAGCTTTTCAATCAGCTTTTGTTCATCTTTTGTGAGATGTTCAGGAATGTATACTCCGATGTGTACCAATAAATCGCCATGCCCGTAACGGTTAACATTGGGTAACCCTTTTCCCCGCAACCTCAGCACCTTACCTGGCTGAGTACCAGCATCCACCTTCACCTTAACACGTCCGTCTACCGTCGGTACTTCTACAGTACCTCCCAAAATAGCGACAGTCACAGGCAAAAGAAGATTGTACACAAGATCATTTTCATCACGAATCAGTTCCGGATGTTGTTCTTCTTCAATCAAGACAAGAAGATCTCCCGTAACACCACCACGTCGGGCTGCGTTTCCTTTGCCACTAACCGACAGCTGCATACCTTCGCCAACGCCGGCCGGAATATTGATACTAATCACTTCATCCTGACGCACAATGCCTTCACCGTTACAATGAGGGCATTTTTTAGTTATCGTTTTGCCATCGCCGTTACAGGAAGGACAAACCGATTGGGTCTGCATTGCGCCAAGAATAGTTTGCTGTACACGGGTTACATGTCCGGAACCATGACAGGTAGAACAGGTAGACACGCTGCTCGGATCTGCCGCACCACTTCCCCCGCAATGAGAACAGGCAACATATTTATTGACCTTAATTTTCTTTTCAACACCATTGGCGATCTCCTGCAAATTCAGGTGAACTTTTACTCTCAAATCTGCCCCCCTGTTATAACGGGGTGAGTTACCTCCCCCGCCAAAGCCGCCGAAACCACCAAAGCCGCCAAAATGACCACCGAAAATATCGCCGAAATGAGAGAAAATATCGTCCATATTTCCACTCCATTGAGTACCGCCACCTGCAGCACCGCCCATACCGGCATGTCCGAACTGATCGTAACGCTGACGTTTTTGGGCATCGCTCAGCACTTCATATGCTTCAGCAGCCTCTTTGAATTTTTCTTCAGCTTCTTTATTTCCGGGGTTCTTATCCGGGTGAAACTGAATTGCCTTCTTACGATAGGCTTTTTTTATTTCGTCTTCCGAAGCGCTTTTGGCAACACCAAGCACCTCGTAATAGTCTCTTTTCGACATCGTTATTTTTAATTTACAATTTATTCAATTACGATTTACAATTAAAAAATCGCCACTTGACTCCACTCCGGAATACCTGTTGAATTTTTCAAATGTTGAATCTCCGAACTATTGATTTTTAAATGAGCAATCCGGTTATTCTCCGACAACCACTTTTGCAAAACGTATCACTTTATCATTCAATACGTAACCCTTTTGAACACAATCAACAACCTTTCCTTTCAACTCTTCAGACGGAGCCGGAATAGTTGTAATTGCTTCATGAAATTCGGTATCGAAAACACTATTTTCAGTCTCAATAGCCTTTACTCCGTTTTGAGTGAGAAATGCCACCAACTTAGAATAAATCAGCTCCATTCCCTGTCGAACAGCATCCACATCCGTACTACCTTTTGAAGCTTGCAAGCCTCTTTCGAAATCATCAGCCAATGGCAACAGATTTACCAAAACCGATTCACCTGCCGATTTTATCAGTTCAGATTTTTCGCGCAAAGTACGTTTTCTGTAATTATCAAACTCTGCCATCAGTCGCAAATGAGAATCATTCAACTGATTATATTTCGATTCCCATTCATTAACCTCATTTTCCACTGAGGTTTCTTCGGGAACTTCACTTTCCCGAGCCTCGTTTTCCTGATTCTGAACCTCTTTTTCTACAATTTCCTCTGATTTCTTCTCCTGAGTCATAGTTCTATATTGTATTTATTTATTCGTTTTTAGACAGACGTCTCCACCATTTTTTACAACAAAAAGTCTACCAAAAACATTTAAGACTCCATTTTGTCAGCCTGAGACTCCTAAAAATGCAGTTTTGTCAGGCATATTACTCGTGATGGTATGGCTCCCCTTTTATAATGGTCATTGCCCGATATACCTGCTCGACAAACAAAAGCCGGATCATCTGGTGCGAAAAAGTCATTCGCGAAAGCGACAATTTCCCGTTTGCGCGCGCATACACATCGCAGGAGAAGCCATAAGGGCCACCCACAACAAAAACCAGACGTTTAACGGAAGCAAGTCCTTTCTTCTCCAACAACGAAGCAAATTCCACCGAACTGTACTGAGATCCTTTTTCATCCAGCAAAATAACTTCATCCGAGCTATCCAATGCATTCAGGATTGCCACTCCTTCTTTTTCCTTTTGTTGGTCGAAAGTCAGATTTTTAGCATTTTTCAGTTCAGGTATAACCGACACCTCAAACGAAATGTAGCGCTTAAGGCGTTTAAGATATTCTTCAACTGCCTGATTCAAGTGGCTTTCCGTGGTTTTCCCCACCAGTAAGAGTGTAATTTTCACTTAAATAGCATCAATTATAATTAGGCGCACAAAGGTACAAACTATATCTTCAAC contains these protein-coding regions:
- a CDS encoding nucleotide exchange factor GrpE, which gives rise to MTQEKKSEEIVEKEVQNQENEARESEVPEETSVENEVNEWESKYNQLNDSHLRLMAEFDNYRKRTLREKSELIKSAGESVLVNLLPLADDFERGLQASKGSTDVDAVRQGMELIYSKLVAFLTQNGVKAIETENSVFDTEFHEAITTIPAPSEELKGKVVDCVQKGYVLNDKVIRFAKVVVGE
- the rlmH gene encoding 23S rRNA (pseudouridine(1915)-N(3))-methyltransferase RlmH; translation: MKITLLLVGKTTESHLNQAVEEYLKRLKRYISFEVSVIPELKNAKNLTFDQQKEKEGVAILNALDSSDEVILLDEKGSQYSSVEFASLLEKKGLASVKRLVFVVGGPYGFSCDVYARANGKLSLSRMTFSHQMIRLLFVEQVYRAMTIIKGEPYHHE
- the clpP gene encoding ATP-dependent Clp endopeptidase proteolytic subunit ClpP, whose protein sequence is MNDFRNYATKHLGMNGLALDQYSRITDNYISPSILEERQLNVTQMDVFSRLMMDRIIFLGMPIDDYVANVIQAQLLYLDSADPGKDIAIYLNSPGGSVYAGLGIYDTMQFISSKVATICTGMAASMAAVLLVAGSQGKRSALKHSRIMIHQPMGGAQGQASDIEITAREIQKLKKELYTIIADHSGNEYERIEKDSDRDYWMTAAEAKEYGMVDEVLFREKK
- the dnaJ gene encoding molecular chaperone DnaJ, which codes for MSKRDYYEVLGVAKSASEDEIKKAYRKKAIQFHPDKNPGNKEAEEKFKEAAEAYEVLSDAQKRQRYDQFGHAGMGGAAGGGTQWSGNMDDIFSHFGDIFGGHFGGFGGFGGFGGGGNSPRYNRGADLRVKVHLNLQEIANGVEKKIKVNKYVACSHCGGSGAADPSSVSTCSTCHGSGHVTRVQQTILGAMQTQSVCPSCNGDGKTITKKCPHCNGEGIVRQDEVISINIPAGVGEGMQLSVSGKGNAARRGGVTGDLLVLIEEEQHPELIRDENDLVYNLLLPVTVAILGGTVEVPTVDGRVKVKVDAGTQPGKVLRLRGKGLPNVNRYGHGDLLVHIGVYIPEHLTKDEQKLIEKLNESPNVKPNGSASKSFFQNFRRMFE
- the clpX gene encoding ATP-dependent Clp protease ATP-binding subunit ClpX codes for the protein MAKKNTTGRCCSMCGRSESEVGALITGVDGAICSQCVEMAYDIVQEFSKKSGAEDIKFKNGAPPKPMEIKQFLDQYVIGQDEAKKFLSVAVYNHYKRLTQRDHGDDVEIEKSNIIMVGPTGTGKTLLARTIARQLHVPFTIVDATVFTEAGYVGEDIESILTRLLQVADYDVKAAERGIVFIDEIDKIARKSDNPSITRDVSGEGVQQGLLKLLEGSVVNVPPQGGRKHPEQRMIAVNTQNILFICGGAFDGIEKKIAQRLNTHVVGYSATKASHEVDRSNFLQYISPQDLKAFGLIPEIIGRLPVLTYLNPLERTSLRRILTEPKNSIIKQYVKLFGMDDVKLTFEDAALDFIVDKAIEFKLGARGLRSIAETIMMDAMYEVPSGNQKELVITAAFAKEKMDKSGKISA